A genome region from Methanothrix sp. includes the following:
- the hisA gene encoding 1-(5-phosphoribosyl)-5-[(5-phosphoribosylamino)methylideneamino]imidazole-4-carboxamide isomerase, whose amino-acid sequence MTFDIFPAVDLRGGRCVQLVQGVPGSEVVSLDDPLGQALRWVEMGADHLHIIDLDGAIEGVRLNAPVLKRIVEELDVFVQVGGGIRRRSDVAEVLDTGVDRVILGTMALRDPPVVMRLSDEYGPDRLMVALDVRDGKVTSEGWQRTLEFNAIELGVVFESFGAGSILFTNIDTEGQQRGVDPEPTKELVEAVSIPVVAAGGVSSLNDVKLLSEAGAAGAVIGTAIYTGVLDLRDALDFAKTL is encoded by the coding sequence ATGACGTTTGACATATTCCCTGCGGTGGACCTGCGCGGCGGAAGATGCGTCCAGCTCGTCCAGGGTGTGCCTGGCAGCGAGGTTGTGTCGCTTGATGATCCCCTTGGTCAGGCGCTGAGATGGGTGGAGATGGGGGCGGACCATCTGCACATCATAGATCTCGATGGCGCGATAGAGGGCGTCAGGCTTAACGCGCCGGTACTCAAGAGAATCGTCGAGGAGCTCGACGTCTTTGTCCAGGTCGGCGGCGGGATAAGAAGACGCTCCGATGTCGCAGAGGTCCTGGATACAGGTGTGGATCGAGTCATACTGGGCACGATGGCGCTCAGGGATCCTCCAGTCGTGATGCGTCTTTCAGATGAGTACGGCCCGGATCGCCTCATGGTGGCCCTGGATGTGAGAGATGGGAAGGTGACATCAGAGGGCTGGCAGAGGACTCTTGAGTTCAATGCGATCGAGCTCGGCGTTGTCTTCGAGAGCTTCGGGGCGGGCTCCATACTCTTCACGAACATAGATACAGAGGGTCAGCAGCGCGGCGTCGATCCCGAGCCAACGAAAGAGCTGGTCGAGGCTGTGAGCATACCTGTCGTAGCAGCTGGTGGAGTCAGCTCTCTTAATGACGTAAAGCTTCTCAGCGAAGCTGGCGCTGCAGGCGCTGTGATAGGCACTGCCATATATACCGGCGTGCTTGATCTGCGGGATGCGCTGGATTTTGCAAAAACGCTTTGA
- a CDS encoding aminoglycoside phosphotransferase family protein gives MSMDISRDSIERYLKSIFGGGASLSSIRKMGETIPTTGDVKGFGYGSPLLIEYLLDGRKEFLVLSTMRVQHGFGHDHFSDRAQVMLWQHSAFNKLPRHVRSIDVGYFTPSGDMRSCGDAQEFFLVMERIEGKEYFFDLERVKESGATDLDRIRAAALADYLAEIHSVKHSCPPLYRRKIRDTIGHGEGIMGILDDYPDAPEFLERGELCEIEKRCVEWRWRLRSMTHRLCQVHGDFHPWNVMFREGSDFSVLDRSRGEWGEAADDLSAMSMNYIFYSVQKEMRLAGGLRELFEIFFDRYLERTGDEEVLDVIAPFFAFRAVVVASPTWYPLLSHDVRRVLFNFLENVLDDDSFDYRNVNKYLT, from the coding sequence ATGAGCATGGACATAAGCAGGGACAGCATTGAGAGATACCTCAAGAGCATATTCGGGGGTGGTGCCAGCCTCTCATCCATACGAAAGATGGGCGAGACCATCCCGACCACTGGAGATGTGAAGGGATTCGGGTACGGCAGCCCGCTGCTGATAGAGTATCTTCTCGATGGCAGGAAGGAGTTCCTGGTGCTCTCGACGATGAGGGTGCAGCACGGCTTCGGGCACGATCACTTCTCAGACAGGGCGCAGGTCATGCTCTGGCAGCACTCGGCATTCAACAAGCTTCCAAGGCATGTAAGATCAATAGACGTCGGGTACTTCACACCATCCGGAGATATGAGATCATGTGGCGATGCTCAGGAGTTCTTTCTTGTGATGGAGAGGATCGAGGGTAAGGAGTACTTCTTCGATCTGGAGCGTGTCAAGGAGAGCGGGGCAACGGATCTTGACAGGATTCGAGCTGCGGCGCTCGCGGATTACCTCGCGGAGATCCACAGCGTGAAGCACAGCTGCCCGCCGCTATACAGGCGCAAGATCAGGGACACTATCGGCCACGGTGAGGGGATCATGGGCATTCTCGATGATTATCCGGATGCTCCGGAGTTCCTGGAGCGCGGCGAGCTCTGTGAGATCGAGAAGAGGTGCGTGGAGTGGCGGTGGAGGCTGAGGTCGATGACCCACAGGCTCTGCCAGGTCCACGGCGATTTTCATCCATGGAATGTGATGTTCAGGGAGGGCAGCGACTTCTCGGTCCTTGACAGGAGCAGAGGAGAGTGGGGAGAGGCGGCGGACGACCTGAGCGCGATGTCGATGAACTACATATTCTACTCTGTTCAGAAGGAGATGAGGCTGGCGGGAGGTCTCAGGGAGCTGTTCGAGATCTTCTTCGATAGGTATCTGGAGAGGACCGGTGACGAGGAGGTTCTCGATGTCATAGCTCCGTTCTTCGCGTTCAGAGCTGTTGTCGTGGCCAGCCCCACATGGTATCCGCTGCTCTCTCATGATGTGAGAAGAGTCCTCTTCAATTTCCTGGAGAACGTTCTGGATGATGATTCTTTTGACTACAGGAACGTGAACAAATATCTGACATAG
- a CDS encoding adenosylhomocysteinase: MGDRLEKSIVKDIRLADAGERRIEWARRHMPVLQLIKEEFERERPLEGIRIVACLHVTVETANLIETLRAGGAEIALTGSNPLSTQDDVAAALASRGIHVYAFRGENEREYYECIERALELRPNVTLDDGADTIAVVHKSHRELLPEILGGCEETTTGVMRLRAMADDGALAYPVIAVNDAETKMMFDNRYGTGQSTVHGIMNATNFLFAGKTVVVAGYGWCGRGFAMRAKGMGANVIVVEAEPRKALEAAMDGYRVMSMRSAAPLGDLFVTLTGDINVIRKEHFELMKDQSILANSGHFNVEIDIPGLESMAVSTNEIQPNVREYVMRDGRRIYLLAEGRLINLAAAYGHPPEVMDMSFANQALSVRYIVENGRRLERKVYSVPVEIDRRVAELKLKAMGIEIEKLTPEQDRYLHSWQMGT; encoded by the coding sequence ATGGGTGATAGATTGGAGAAGAGCATCGTGAAGGATATAAGGCTCGCGGACGCTGGAGAGAGGAGGATTGAGTGGGCGAGAAGGCATATGCCGGTGCTTCAGCTCATAAAGGAGGAGTTTGAGAGGGAGAGGCCCCTTGAGGGCATAAGGATTGTTGCATGTCTGCATGTGACCGTCGAGACTGCAAACCTGATAGAGACGCTGCGCGCAGGTGGCGCCGAGATCGCTCTCACAGGATCAAACCCGCTGAGCACCCAGGATGATGTTGCAGCAGCTCTTGCATCCCGCGGCATACACGTGTACGCATTCCGCGGCGAGAATGAGCGCGAGTACTACGAGTGCATAGAGCGCGCCCTCGAGCTCCGTCCCAACGTGACGCTCGATGATGGCGCTGACACTATAGCGGTAGTGCACAAAAGCCACCGCGAGCTCCTGCCGGAGATACTCGGAGGGTGCGAGGAGACCACGACAGGGGTCATGAGGCTCAGAGCAATGGCAGATGACGGCGCTCTGGCCTACCCTGTGATAGCAGTGAATGATGCAGAGACGAAGATGATGTTCGACAACAGATACGGCACAGGGCAGTCAACGGTGCACGGGATTATGAACGCGACGAACTTCCTCTTCGCAGGAAAGACCGTTGTAGTCGCAGGCTACGGCTGGTGCGGCCGGGGGTTTGCGATGCGTGCTAAGGGCATGGGTGCGAACGTAATCGTCGTGGAGGCGGAGCCGAGAAAGGCGCTCGAGGCTGCGATGGACGGCTACAGGGTGATGTCAATGCGATCCGCCGCTCCGCTGGGGGATCTCTTCGTGACGCTCACAGGAGACATAAATGTGATAAGAAAGGAGCACTTCGAGCTCATGAAGGATCAGTCGATACTGGCGAACAGCGGGCACTTCAACGTCGAGATCGATATACCTGGGCTGGAGAGCATGGCCGTCTCCACAAACGAGATCCAGCCCAACGTGCGGGAGTACGTCATGCGCGATGGTCGCAGGATATACCTGCTCGCAGAGGGCAGGCTGATCAACCTGGCCGCTGCTTACGGCCACCCCCCTGAGGTCATGGACATGTCATTCGCAAACCAGGCGCTCTCAGTGAGATACATCGTCGAGAACGGCAGGAGGCTTGAGCGGAAGGTCTATTCTGTTCCTGTTGAGATCGACAGGAGGGTGGCTGAGCTCAAGCTGAAGGCGATGGGGATAGAAATAGAGAAACTGACTCCAGAGCAGGACAGGTACCTGCACAGCTGGCAGATGGGGACATGA